The following coding sequences are from one Bradyrhizobium sp. WSM471 window:
- the ectB gene encoding diaminobutyrate--2-oxoglutarate transaminase: protein MKTIETLESNVRAYSRSFPAVFNGARGSIMFTEGGRKVIDFLSGAGALNYGHNNQQIKAAISDYLESDGVVHGLDMATPAKVEFMETFSSVILRERNLSYRFQFTGPTGANAVEAALKLSRKITGRHNVISFTNGYHGQSLGATAASGNRFYRKASGIPLSGTTFMPYDGYLGSSYSPADYVRKLLMDESSGTDLPAAILVETVQGEGGINVAGKKWLQSMQALAKEVGAIFIVDDIQMGCGRTGEFFSFEFAALSPDIVVMSKSLSGYGLPLSMLLIKEAIDAWEPGEHTGTFRGNNLALVSGKAALDLYWRNQTFSQQIQRLGALMRRRLDAIAHQHGNEFAVRGRGMVCGFDCKTSEIAEATSRRAFLKGLIIERCGPTDQVVKFLPALTIAEETLGQGLDIFEESLTETLKLARPS, encoded by the coding sequence ATGAAGACAATTGAAACGCTAGAGTCCAATGTGCGCGCGTACTCACGTTCCTTTCCTGCTGTCTTCAATGGGGCGCGCGGTTCAATTATGTTCACAGAGGGCGGCCGAAAGGTCATTGACTTTCTGTCTGGCGCTGGAGCGCTAAACTATGGCCACAACAATCAGCAGATCAAAGCAGCAATCAGCGACTATCTGGAGTCGGACGGGGTCGTCCACGGCTTGGACATGGCCACTCCAGCGAAAGTCGAATTCATGGAGACCTTTAGCTCTGTTATTCTTCGGGAACGGAATCTTTCCTACCGCTTTCAATTCACCGGGCCTACAGGAGCTAATGCCGTTGAAGCAGCTCTAAAGCTCTCGCGTAAAATCACAGGGCGTCACAACGTCATTTCTTTCACGAACGGATATCACGGCCAAAGCTTGGGAGCCACAGCCGCGAGCGGTAACCGCTTTTACCGCAAAGCCAGCGGGATTCCCTTATCGGGCACAACTTTCATGCCCTATGATGGGTATCTTGGCTCCTCGTACAGTCCGGCGGATTACGTGCGAAAGCTGTTAATGGACGAGAGCAGTGGTACTGATCTTCCAGCCGCCATTCTCGTCGAAACCGTGCAAGGAGAGGGAGGCATTAACGTCGCCGGTAAGAAATGGCTGCAGTCGATGCAGGCTTTGGCAAAAGAGGTCGGAGCTATTTTCATAGTTGACGATATCCAAATGGGCTGTGGTCGCACGGGTGAGTTCTTCAGCTTCGAGTTCGCTGCATTGTCGCCAGACATTGTTGTGATGTCGAAATCGCTGAGTGGTTACGGCTTGCCGTTGTCGATGCTCTTGATCAAGGAAGCGATCGACGCATGGGAACCAGGCGAGCACACGGGAACATTTCGCGGAAACAACCTTGCACTCGTTTCTGGCAAGGCGGCATTGGATCTGTATTGGCGCAACCAGACGTTCTCGCAACAGATCCAACGCTTGGGTGCACTTATGCGGCGTCGACTCGATGCTATCGCGCATCAGCACGGAAACGAGTTTGCCGTTCGTGGACGCGGTATGGTATGCGGCTTCGATTGCAAAACGAGCGAGATCGCAGAGGCGACGTCACGGAGAGCATTTCTGAAGGGATTGATTATCGAGCGATGCGGACCGACGGATCAGGTTGTCAAGTTCCTGCCTGCACTTACGATCGCCGAAGAAACGTTGGGACAAGGGCTCGATATATTCGAGGAGTCATTGACTGAAACCTTGAAGTTGGCCCGACCAAGCTAA
- a CDS encoding response regulator transcription factor, protein MVLSNTISVVDDDPSIRVALNNLLKSQGHIVHTFASAEEFLESSQLNGTSCVIADVQMPTMSGFELLEQMRAQGHAAPFILITAFADDRTRARALSAGVTGFFAKPFPALDLMACVDEVLREHRPGTDA, encoded by the coding sequence GTGGTCTTGTCTAACACTATTTCCGTTGTCGACGATGATCCTTCAATTCGTGTCGCGCTGAACAACCTCTTGAAATCACAGGGCCACATCGTTCATACGTTTGCTTCGGCTGAGGAATTCCTGGAGTCGTCTCAATTGAACGGCACGTCCTGTGTAATTGCAGACGTGCAGATGCCCACGATGAGCGGCTTTGAACTTTTAGAACAGATGCGGGCCCAAGGCCACGCTGCGCCATTCATTTTGATTACTGCCTTCGCGGATGATCGCACCCGAGCCCGCGCTTTGAGCGCCGGCGTGACCGGCTTTTTCGCTAAACCGTTTCCCGCTCTGGACTTGATGGCTTGCGTCGATGAAGTACTCCGCGAGCACCGTCCCGGAACAGACGCCTGA
- a CDS encoding response regulator transcription factor has protein sequence MTKRSEPRKQAVTVEGPEVRPSVLVVDDDLSMRESLVNLFRSIGLDVVAFGSAQELLQTELPDVPSCLVLDIRLPGLSGLELQIELAKLKVHIPIIFITAHGDIPMTVKAMKNGAIDFLGKPFRDQELLDGVVAAIEQDRKRRAIDKVVTKLQSLFEALSPREQDVLRLVATGLLNKQVAAELGLAEITVKIYRGHVMKKMGARSLADLIRMAERLGIGTDRFRVQT, from the coding sequence GTGACCAAGCGCTCTGAACCGCGGAAGCAAGCCGTAACTGTCGAAGGGCCGGAGGTGAGACCGAGCGTGTTGGTCGTCGACGACGACCTCTCAATGCGCGAATCGCTCGTCAACCTGTTTCGTTCGATCGGTCTAGACGTTGTTGCTTTCGGATCGGCCCAGGAACTGCTCCAGACCGAGCTTCCTGATGTTCCCAGCTGCCTTGTGCTTGATATCAGACTGCCGGGCCTGAGCGGGCTGGAGCTCCAGATTGAACTAGCCAAACTGAAGGTTCACATTCCCATTATTTTCATCACCGCTCATGGCGATATTCCAATGACCGTCAAAGCGATGAAGAATGGAGCAATCGATTTTCTCGGCAAGCCGTTTCGCGATCAGGAATTGCTCGATGGAGTGGTCGCAGCGATCGAACAGGATCGCAAGAGACGAGCTATAGACAAGGTTGTCACGAAGCTGCAGTCCTTGTTCGAGGCTCTAAGTCCACGAGAGCAGGATGTCTTGAGACTGGTCGCCACGGGCCTCTTGAACAAACAGGTAGCCGCGGAACTCGGGCTTGCCGAGATTACAGTCAAAATCTACCGGGGGCACGTGATGAAGAAGATGGGGGCTCGATCACTAGCCGATTTGATTAGAATGGCGGAGAGGCTGGGAATTGGGACCGACCGTTTCAGAGTACAAACCTAA
- a CDS encoding HipA domain-containing protein, translating to MPIRDCPQSQPCALLDPKPVNAHCRTPFVGAIDFQYDPSWLAWEHALPLSLSLLCVRDRYIRAAVVAVSDNLLPDSMPIRRRMAERVHAQGIDAYDLLTGVGRDCVGPLQFLPDGIEPGAAGAVDGRPVDDEEIARLLGDLLELGEDEDFPISIAGAQEKTALLFWKGRWYKPLATTATTHILKPQLDRLPNGLNLSYSVENEFFCLKLTAALGLPSAAIAIEEFEGNRVLVVERFDRRWTGDNRPLHLPQEDCCQALSVPPP from the coding sequence GTGCCGATCCGAGATTGCCCACAAAGCCAACCTTGTGCTCTCCTCGATCCGAAGCCGGTGAACGCGCATTGCAGGACACCATTCGTCGGCGCAATCGACTTTCAGTACGATCCGTCCTGGCTTGCCTGGGAGCATGCGCTGCCCCTGTCGCTATCTCTGCTCTGCGTGAGGGACCGCTATATCCGTGCCGCCGTCGTCGCCGTTTCCGACAATCTCCTGCCCGACAGCATGCCCATCCGTCGTCGTATGGCGGAGCGAGTCCACGCTCAGGGTATCGACGCTTACGACCTACTCACTGGTGTCGGACGGGACTGCGTCGGCCCATTGCAATTCCTGCCGGACGGCATCGAACCCGGCGCTGCCGGGGCTGTTGACGGCAGACCCGTTGACGACGAGGAAATCGCCCGGCTTCTCGGCGACCTCCTTGAGCTTGGTGAGGACGAGGACTTTCCGATCTCGATCGCCGGCGCCCAGGAAAAGACCGCGCTCTTGTTCTGGAAAGGGCGTTGGTACAAGCCGCTGGCGACTACAGCCACGACGCACATTCTCAAACCGCAGCTTGACCGACTGCCGAACGGCCTCAATCTTTCCTACAGCGTCGAGAATGAGTTCTTCTGCCTCAAGCTGACAGCAGCTCTCGGACTTCCGAGCGCCGCCATCGCGATCGAGGAGTTTGAAGGCAACCGTGTGCTCGTGGTTGAGAGGTTCGATCGCCGCTGGACCGGCGACAACCGTCCCCTACATTTGCCTCAAGAGGATTGCTGCCAGGCTTTGTCCGTGCCGCCGCCTTGA